DNA sequence from the Pseudoduganella plicata genome:
GTCGTTGCCCAGGGTGGCGCCGACCACGGTGCCGCGGCTGTTCACGGCCAGGACAATCTCCGGCTCCGGGTTGTTCCACTTCGAGTCCGGGTGCAGGCCCACGTCGGCCCCGAAGCCGACGGCTGCCATCGGCTGCGACTTCGAGAACACTTCCGCATACGGGCCGATGCCTACTTCCATGTATTGCGACCAGGCGCCGCGGCTGATGAATTCCTGCTTCAGCTTTTCCGCGTCCGGGGAGCCGGGCCTGATGCTGGACAGGTCCGCGCCGATGGTGGCCAGCAGCTCGCTGCGCAGCTTGTCGGCCCGGGCGGCGTCGCCGCCAGCCTGCTCTTCGATCACGCGTTCAAGCAGACTGACGGCAAACGTGACACCGCAGGCCTTGATGGCCTGCACGTCGCATGGCGCCAGCAGGCGCACGTCCTCGTTCCGGCCGGCCAGCGCCGCGTCGATCAGCTGCTGGGCCGAGCCCAGGTGGTCGCCCGGCGCGGAACGGGCCAGGGCGACCGCATCCTCGCGCTCGAACAGGTCGGACACGGTGGCCACGTGGGTGGTGATGTCATACACTTCGCCGGCGCGCACGGCAACGACGCACGGGCCGTCGATGGCGCCACCGCGCCACACGCGGCCGACCAGCAGTGCGTCCGACAGGTCGGACGGCAACAGCGACTGGGCTGACGCTTCCTTCATGATGTCTCCTCGGTTTGTAGGGTGAATCAGCGGCCCAGGCTGGGCAGCTTCGGCGAATACGTCCAGCCGGGTATCAGGTACTGCATGGCCATCGCATCGTCGCGCGCGCCGGCACCCACCTGCTTGAACAGGGCATGCGCCGCCATGATGCGCTCCATGTCCGGTTCGATGCCCAGGCCGGGCTTGTCCGGTACGGCCACGCTGCCGTCGACGATCTGCAGCGGCTCGCGTGTCAGGCGTTCCTCGCCTTCCTGCCAGATCCAGTGCGTGTCGATGGCCGTGATGCGGCCCGGTGCCGCGGCTGCCGCATGCGTAAACATCGCCAGCGACACGTCGAAGTGGTTGTTCGAATGCGAGCCCCACGTCAGGCCCCAGTCGTGGCACAGCTGCGCCAGCCGTACGGAGCCCTGCATCGTCCAGAAGTGCGGGTCGGCCAGCGGAATGTCCACGGCGCCCAGCAGGTGCGAGTGCGCCATCTGACGCCAGTCGGTAGCGATCATGTTGGTGGCGGTCGGGATGCCGGTGGCACGACGGAACTCCGCCATGATCTCGCGGCCTGAGTAGCCGTGTTCCGGGCCGCACGGGTCTTCCGCGTAAGCCAGCAGGTGGCCCTGTCCGCGGCACAGTGCAATGGCTTCGTCCAGCGACCAGGCGCCGTTCGGATCGAGCGTCACGCGCGCATCGGGGAAGCGTGCCTTGATGGCGGCCACCGCTTCCATCTCGTCGGCGCCGCGCATCACGCCGCCCTTCAGTTTGAAGTCCTTGAAGCCGTAGCGTGCCACGGTGGCTTGTGCCTGGCGCGCAATGGCGGCCGGCGTCACGGCTTCCTGATGGCGGATGTGGTACCAGTCGTTCGCATCGCCGCTGCCGGCCTGGTAGGGCAGGTCGGTGCGGGTACGGTCGCCGATATAGAACAGATAGGCCAGCATCGGCACCTTGTCGCGCTGCTGCCCGGACCCGAGCAGTTCGCAGACGGGAACGCCCAGGTACTGGCCCAGCAGGTCGAGCAGCGCCGCCTCGATGGCGGTGATGACGTTCTCCAGCCGCAGGTTGATTTCATGCGGCTGTTTCAGCACGGCCGCTTCGGCGGCGGAAGTGACCTCGTGCTTGATGACGCCCTTGTCCTGGCCGGCGATCGCGGCGCGCACCGCATTGAGCGTGCGGTTGTAGCGGCCAGTGTGCGTGCCGACGACAATCGGGACGACGCGTTCCAGCGCGCCCGTGATGCCGGCGCCACCGGGCACTTCGCCGATACCGGTGCGGCCCGCGCTGTCCTGCAGCAGCACCAGCGTGCGGATGAAATACGGTGCGTGCGCGCCGCACAGGTTGAACAGCATGCTGTCGCGGCCCGCCACGGGAATCACCTGCATCGATGTGACGATGGGGGATCCTGGGGATTCCGGGCTGCCGGCGCTGCCTGTTATCAGGTCTGTTGCCATGTCTCCTGCCGTCTCTTTTGCCAAGTCTCTTTTATGATTTGTTGCGCGTACCATTCTGTTGACCTAAAATGAATAGCGCTAACATTTCTGAAGTGTGCGGCAATTGGCGGGGCAAGTCAACACGTCCGGATGTAAAAAAGTCTACGGTTCGGCGGACCGGCGGCGCTGACGAGATTGACGTGTCGTGCCATCGCCGGCATGCGGCAATGGAAGCGAACGACAGCAAAATCCTGGCAACAGCAACGGTCGAGACGTGGGGCAAAAGACCCCGGGCCGGCCATAACGGAGACAACAGGAATGCAGAACAGACTGCCGGGCACCCGGCATATGCGCCGTCACGCCCTGGGCGCGTGGCTGGCCGGGATGGCGCTTGCCGCCGGCGCGGCCGCGCAACCCCCCAATACTTCTCCCGCGCCGCACTGGGTCGCCTCCTGGGGCGCGGCGCAGCAAATCCCCGAACACCACAACGAGCTGGCACCGCAGTACTGGCGCGACGCGACGCTGCGCCAGATCGTCCATACGTCGCTGGGCGGCGAGCGCCTGCGCGTACGCGTCAGCAATGCGTTCGGCACCGAGCCGCTGGTCGTCGATGGCGCCGGTATCGCGCTGGCGCGCGCACCGGGCGATGCCGCCATCGATCCGGGCTCCACGCGGACGCTGACCTTTGACGGCCGCGCCAGCGTGACGATTCCCGCCGGCGGCGAATACTACAGCGACCCGGTCGCGCTGACGCACAAGGCCGGCGCCGACCTGGCCATCTCGCTGTACTTCAAGGATGCGCCGGCGCGCCAGACGGGCCACCCCGGCTCGCGCGCGACCAGCTTTGTCGGCGGCGGCAACCAGGTGGCCGCGGCCACGCTGGACGAGCCGACGAAGGTCGAGCACTGGTATGCGTTGGCGGACGTCGAAGTGCAGGCGCCGCGAGGCACGCGCGCCGTTGTCGCCATCGGCGATTCGATCACGGACGGCAATGGCGCCACGACGGACGGCAACAACCGCTGGCCCGACCTGCTGGCCGGGCGCCTGCGCGCGGCGAAGACCCCGATGGGTGTCGTCAATGCCGGCATCGGCGGCGGGCGCATGCTGCGCGACGGGCTGGGACCGAACCTCGTGTCGCGCTTCGAACGCGACGTGCTGGGGCGCGCCGGCGTGACGCATGCGGTCGTCATGATCGGCGTGAACGACCTGGGCGGCCTGCACCGCAACAAGCCGGACGACCCCGCAGCACGCGCGCGGATGCTGGAGGACCTGCGCCTGGCGCACCGCCAGCTGGTGGAGCGGGCGCACGCGCAAGGCGTCTGCGTCATCGGCGGCACGATCACGCCGTACGCCGGCAGCGACTATTACAAGCCGGCGCCCGTGAACGAGGCGGACCGCCGCCAGCTCAACGACTGGATCCGCAGCGCCGGCGTGTTCGACGGCGTGGCGGACTTCGACGCGGCACTGCGCGATCCGGCGCGGCCGGAACTGATCCGCAAGGAGTACGACAAGGGCGACGGCCTGCATCCTTCTCCAGCCGGCATGCGTGCGCTGGCGGAGGCGGTGCCGCTCGCCGCGTTGCGCAAGTGCGCATATGCGCCGGGGAGCGC
Encoded proteins:
- a CDS encoding fumarylacetoacetate hydrolase family protein, coding for MKEASAQSLLPSDLSDALLVGRVWRGGAIDGPCVVAVRAGEVYDITTHVATVSDLFEREDAVALARSAPGDHLGSAQQLIDAALAGRNEDVRLLAPCDVQAIKACGVTFAVSLLERVIEEQAGGDAARADKLRSELLATIGADLSSIRPGSPDAEKLKQEFISRGAWSQYMEVGIGPYAEVFSKSQPMAAVGFGADVGLHPDSKWNNPEPEIVLAVNSRGTVVGATLGNDVNLRDIEGRSALLLGKAKDNNGSCAIGPFIRLFDKNFTLDTVRNAEVHLTIEGADDGFVLDGASMMKQISRDPLDLVGQTCGKHHQYPDGFMLFLGTMFSPIKDRDSAGSGFTHHLGDRVTIATPALGALINHVQRSDQIAPWTFGVRALYGNLARRGLASTIGEK
- a CDS encoding enolase C-terminal domain-like protein, translating into MATDLITGSAGSPESPGSPIVTSMQVIPVAGRDSMLFNLCGAHAPYFIRTLVLLQDSAGRTGIGEVPGGAGITGALERVVPIVVGTHTGRYNRTLNAVRAAIAGQDKGVIKHEVTSAAEAAVLKQPHEINLRLENVITAIEAALLDLLGQYLGVPVCELLGSGQQRDKVPMLAYLFYIGDRTRTDLPYQAGSGDANDWYHIRHQEAVTPAAIARQAQATVARYGFKDFKLKGGVMRGADEMEAVAAIKARFPDARVTLDPNGAWSLDEAIALCRGQGHLLAYAEDPCGPEHGYSGREIMAEFRRATGIPTATNMIATDWRQMAHSHLLGAVDIPLADPHFWTMQGSVRLAQLCHDWGLTWGSHSNNHFDVSLAMFTHAAAAAPGRITAIDTHWIWQEGEERLTREPLQIVDGSVAVPDKPGLGIEPDMERIMAAHALFKQVGAGARDDAMAMQYLIPGWTYSPKLPSLGR
- a CDS encoding SGNH/GDSL hydrolase family protein — its product is MQNRLPGTRHMRRHALGAWLAGMALAAGAAAQPPNTSPAPHWVASWGAAQQIPEHHNELAPQYWRDATLRQIVHTSLGGERLRVRVSNAFGTEPLVVDGAGIALARAPGDAAIDPGSTRTLTFDGRASVTIPAGGEYYSDPVALTHKAGADLAISLYFKDAPARQTGHPGSRATSFVGGGNQVAAATLDEPTKVEHWYALADVEVQAPRGTRAVVAIGDSITDGNGATTDGNNRWPDLLAGRLRAAKTPMGVVNAGIGGGRMLRDGLGPNLVSRFERDVLGRAGVTHAVVMIGVNDLGGLHRNKPDDPAARARMLEDLRLAHRQLVERAHAQGVCVIGGTITPYAGSDYYKPAPVNEADRRQLNDWIRSAGVFDGVADFDAALRDPARPELIRKEYDKGDGLHPSPAGMRALAEAVPLAALRKCAYAPGSAR